The following nucleotide sequence is from Thermus hydrothermalis.
TTCCCCGAGATCCTGGAGGGCCGGGTGAAGACCCTCCACCCCAAGGTGCACGCTGGGCTTCTCGCCCGGCCCGACCAGGAGGCGGAGCTTAGGGCCTTGGGTCTGGAAAGGATCGGGGTCTTGGCGGTGAACCTCTACCCCTTCCGGGAGGCCGTGGCCCGGGGGGCCTCCTACGAGGAGGCCCTGGAGCAGATTGACATCGGGGGGCCCGCCATGCTCCGGGCCGCCGCCAAGAACCACCTGGCGGTCCTTCCCGTCTGCGACCCGGAGGACTACCCGCGGGTCCTGGAGGCCCTGCGGGAAGGGCCAAGCCCCGAGTTCCGCCGGGCCCTCGCCCGCAAGGCCTTCGCCCACACCGCCCGTTACGACGCCGCCATCGCCGAGTGGCTTTCCGGGGAGAAGTTCCCCGAGGAGAAGTTCTTGGCCCTGGAGCGGGTTTCCCCCTTGCGCTACGGGGAAAACCCCCACCAGGAGGCGGCGCTTTACCGGGTGGCGGGGGAGGAGGGGCCTCTCCTTGCGGCCCGGGTCCTCCAGGGCAAGGCCATGAGCTTCAACAACTACCTGGACGCCGAGGCCGCCTGGAACCTGGTTTCCGAGTTCGGTGAGCCCGCCTGCGTGGCGGTGAAGCACCAAAACCCCTGCGGGGTCGCCCTGGGGGAAACCCCCCTCGAGGCCTACCAAAAGGCCTACCAGGCGGACCCGGTTTCCATCTTCGGGGGCATCGTGGCCTGCAACCGGGAGGTGGATGGCCCCACGGCGGAGGCCATGGCGGAGGTTTTCCTGGAGGTGGTCCTGGCCCCGGGCTTTAGCGAGGAGGCCCTAAGGGTCTTTGCCCGGAAGAAGAACCTGCGCCTCCTCGAGGTCCCCGCCCTGGCCCAGGGCCCCTACCTGGACCTGAGGCGCATCCGGGGCGGGGTGCTCCTCCAGGACGCCGACACCCTAGACCCCATAGACCCCAAGGTGGTGACGCAAAGGGCCCCCACGGAAGCGGAGTGGCGGGACCTCCTCTTCGCCTGGAAGGTGGTGAAGCACGTGCGCTCCAACGCCATCGTGGTGGCCAAGGGGGGGATGACCTTGGGCATCGGGGTGGGCCAGACCAACCGCTACGCCGCCGCCAAGCACGCCCTGAAGACCGCCAAGGAGGGGGCGAAGGGAGCGGTCTTGGCCTCGGACGCCTTCTTCCCCTTTGACGACGTGGTGCGCCTGGCGGCGGAGTTCGGCATCGCCGCCATCATCCAGCCCGGGGGGAGCGTGCGGGACAAGGACTCCATCCAGGCGGCGGACGAGGCGGGGATGGCCATGGTCTTCACGGGGGTGCGCCACTTCCGGCACTAGAGGGAAAGCTTGCCCCGGGCGGCCTTAAGCCGCCTTTGCGCCTCCTTGAACCCCACCAGCTTGCGGCTTTCCTCGTCGTGCAGGTGCAGGTCGGCGAAGGCGATTTGGAAGGCGTCCTTCAGGGTCACCGTGGGGGCCACCTTCACCAGGTCCACCTCCTCCTGCACCTTGGGCAGGAGGTAGTTGGGGATCTTGGGGGCCAGGTGGTGGATGTGGTGGAAGCCGATGTTTCCGGTGAGCCACTGGAGGACCTTGGGGAGCTTCAGGTAGGTGCTCCCCTCCATGGCCGCCTTCAGGTGCTCCCAACGGGGGTCGTGCTCCCAGTAGGCGTCTTCAAACTGATGCTGCACGTAGAAGAGGAAGATGCCCACCATCCCCGCCAGGTACTGGATGGGGAGGTAGACGAAAAGGAGGGTTTTGGGGCCCAAGAAGACCCCGATGCCCACGAGGAGAAGGACCAAGGCCAGGTTGGTGAGGGCCACGCTGTTCCGCACCGAGGGGCGGTCCGACCCGTAGCCCAAGGGCAGGCGGTAGGAGAGCATGAAGACGTAGATGGGCCCGAGGAAGAACATGACGAAGGGGTTGCGGTAGAGCCGGTAGCCGAGGCGCTCCCGGGGCGTGGCCCGCAGGTACTCCTCCAGGGTCATGGTGTAGATGTCCCCCACGCCCCTTTTGTCCAGGTTGCCGCTCGTGGCGTGGTGCCGGGCGTGGGAAAGTTGCCAGTGATGGTAGGGCACCAGGGTGAGGACCCCGGCGAAGAAGCCCAAGAGGTCGTTCATCCACTTCTTGGGGAAGAAGGAGCCGTGTCCGGCGTCGTGTTGCAGGATAAAAAGCCTTACCAGAAAAAGCGCCGCCACGAAGTCCAGGGCCAGGGTGAGGAGGAGGGAAACGGAAAGGGCCTTGTGGGCGAGGAAGAAGAGGGCGAGGAGGGGGAGGAGGGTGTCCGCCACCTGGCGGAGGCTTCGCAGGGTGTTGGGCTTGGCGTAGGGCTTGATGAGGGGGATCCAGTCTTTGGGTTCTACCTTATGCATAGGCGCTCCTCTTTCGGGGAGTGCCTTACCTTAGCCTGGAAAAGGATGAGAGGGATGAGCCTACCGGGGTTTTAGGCGGTCTTCCGAGTCCAAGAGGAGGGTCACGGGGCCGTCGTTTACCAGATGGATGCGCATGTGGGCCCCGTACACCCCGGTTTCCACGTGGACCCCTTGGGCCAGGAAGGCCTCAATGGCCTCCTCGTAAAGCCTTCGCCCCACCTCGGGCGGGGCGGCCTGGAGGAAGGAGGGGCGGTTTCCCTTCCGGGTGTCGGCGTAAAGGGTGAACTGGCTCACGAGAAGCACCTCGCCCCCCACGTCCTTCAGGGAGAGGTTCATCTTGCCATCGGCATCGGCAAAGACCCGGAGGTGGACGATCTTGCGGGCCAGGTACTGGGCGTCCTCTGGGGTATCCCTTTGCCCCACGCCCAAGAGGACCAGGAGCCCCAGGCCAATCCTTCCCACCACCTCGCCCTCCACCTCCACGAAGGCCTCCGTGACCCGTTGCACCACCGCCCGCACCCTTACCTCCTTTCCCCGGCGAAAAGGGCCACGGTGCCGGGCCCGGCGTGGACGCTCACCGCCGCCCCGGCGAAGAGGGTGCCTTGGAGCTCCACGCCTTCCGCCCTTACCGCCTCTGCTAGGGCCCTCGCCCCTTCGGGGTTCCCCACGTGGGCCACGTAGGCCAAGGCCCCTTTAGGGAAGCGGTGGCGGAAGAGCTCGGCCACCTTCTTGAGCCCTTCGGCGAAGCCCCGGACCCTGGGGCCTGGCACCACCTCGCCCCCCCGGACCTCGAGGACCGGCAGGATGCGAAGCAGGCTTCCCACCAGGTGCGTGATCCCGGAAATCCGCCCCGAGCGGTGCAGGTAGGTGAGGGTCTTGGGGAGGACGAAGCCCATGACCCGCTCCCGGTAGGGAGCCAAGGCCTCTTCCAGACGCTCCCAAGGGGTGCCCGTGGCGAGGAGCCGCCTCGCCTCCTCCAAAACCAAAAGAAGCCCACCATTTAAGGACCAGGAGTCCACCACCTTCACCCGCCCGCCAAAAGCCTGGGCCACGCTTTGGGCGGTGGCCACGGTGCCGGAGAGCTTCCCGGAAACGTGGACGGAAACCACCCGCTCGTGGGTCTTCAAGAGCGCCTCGTAGGCCCTTCTCAGGTCCTCGGGGGCCACCTGGCTCGTGGTGAGGTGTTCGCCCCTTTCCAGAAGCTGGACCACCTCTTCCGGGGTGATCTCCAGGAGGTCCCGGAAGGCGCGCTCCTTCCAAACCACCTGCTGGGGCACCAGGTGGATGCCCCGGGCCTTGGCCTCCTCCGGGGTAAGCCCCAAGGTGGAGTCGGCCACGAAGGCCACGTTAGAGGCTATAGGCGTAGAAGCCATAGGTTCCAGGCCCCGTGTGGCTAGCGATCACCGCGCCCAGCTCGCTCACCAAGGCCTCCTCCACGGGAAGGCCCGAGGCGAGGACCATCTCCTTGAGTTCCCGCACGGCACCCTCCTCGGCGCTATAGAGGAAGAAGGCCCGGATGCGCCCGCGGCCTTCCCCCCAGGTGCGGAAGTCCTTGACGATTTCCTCCCGGGCCTTCCTCTCCCCGCGGGCCCGGCCTGCCGCCTCCACGCGCCCTTCCTTCAGGGTGAGGATGGGCTTGATGCCGAGGAGGGTGCCCAAGAGGGCCTGCGCCCCGCCGATGCGCCCGCCCCGGCGCAAGAACTCCAGGGTGGCCACGCTAAAGCGCACGAAGTGGTCCTGGCGGATGCGCTTGAGCTCGTCCAAAACGGAGGCAAGGGGCTGGCCTTCCTCTAGGAGCTCGTGGGCCCTCAGGACCATCATGCCGATGCCCAAGGAGGCGGCCAGGGAGTCAAAGACGGTCACCCGGCCCGGGAAGTCCTTGGCGGCGAGCTCCGCCGACTGCACGGTGCCGGAGAGCTTGCTGGAGATGTGAATGGAAAGCATGTGGTCGGCGTTTTGGAGAGCTTCTTGGTACACCTTGAGGAAGTCTTCGGGGGAGGGCTGGCTGGTGGTGGGGAAGGCGCTTCCCTCCCGGACCTTCCTGAAGATTTCCTCCGGGGCAATCTCTTCCCAGTCCCGGTAAACCCGTCCGCCCAAAGACACGTACAGGGGGACGACGCGGATGCCCAGGCGCTCCCGTAGGGGCTTGGGCAGGTCGGCGGTGGAGTCCGTCACCAAGGCTACCCTCATCCAAACCTCCGTGTTGTCCGGGACAGGATACCACAGGGGTGGTGTAGTGTAGCGGGCAAGTTGCCCTGGGCGCTCGTTTTTGCTAGGGTCAAGGGTATATGTGGCGGGTCCTGGTCTCCGACGATATGCGGCTTGGGGACGTGAAATACCCCGGGGTTCTCCTGGACTACCGGCCGGGCATCTCGCGGGAGGAGCTTTTGGAGATCATCCCCGCCTACGATGCCCTCATCACCCGCAGCCGCACCCGGGTGGACGCCGAGCTTTTGGAGCGGGGCAAGCGGCTTAAGGTAGTGGGCCGGGGCGGGGTGGGGGTGGATAACGTGGACCTCGAGGCGGCAAGCCGCCTGGGCATCCTGGTGGTGAACGTGCCCGAGGCCAACACCCGCTCGGCGGCCGAGCTCGCCTTCGGCCTCCTCCTTGCCGCCGCCCGGGGCATCGCCCTCTCGGACCGCAAGATCCGCCAAGGGGAGTGGGACCGGAAGTTTTTGGGGCTTGAGCTTAAAGGGAAGACCCTGGGCATCGTGGGCCTCGGGCGGATTGGAAGCCAGGTGGCCCGCTTCGCCAAGGGGTTTGAGATGCGGGTCTTGGCCTACGACCCCTACATCCCGAGGACCCGGGCGGAAAGCCTCGGGGTGGAGCTACAAGAGCACCTGGAGGACCTCCTCCGCCAAAGCCACTTCCTCACGGTGCACACCCCCCTCACCGAGGAAACCCGGGGGATGATTGGGCGGCGGGAGCTTTACCTCTTGCCCCGGGGGGCCGTGGTGGTGAACGCCGCCCGGGGCGGGATCATTGACGAGAAGGCCCTTTTGGAGGTGTTGGAGGAGGGCCACCTCTTCGCCGCCGGCCTGGACGTCTTCAGCGAGGAGCCGCCCCCCAAGGACCACCCCCTCCTCGCCCACCCCAAGGTGGTCCTCACC
It contains:
- the purH gene encoding bifunctional phosphoribosylaminoimidazolecarboxamide formyltransferase/IMP cyclohydrolase, which translates into the protein MWALLSVSDKRGIVDFAQGLLALGFRLLATGGTYKALAEAGLPVTYISEFTGFPEILEGRVKTLHPKVHAGLLARPDQEAELRALGLERIGVLAVNLYPFREAVARGASYEEALEQIDIGGPAMLRAAAKNHLAVLPVCDPEDYPRVLEALREGPSPEFRRALARKAFAHTARYDAAIAEWLSGEKFPEEKFLALERVSPLRYGENPHQEAALYRVAGEEGPLLAARVLQGKAMSFNNYLDAEAAWNLVSEFGEPACVAVKHQNPCGVALGETPLEAYQKAYQADPVSIFGGIVACNREVDGPTAEAMAEVFLEVVLAPGFSEEALRVFARKKNLRLLEVPALAQGPYLDLRRIRGGVLLQDADTLDPIDPKVVTQRAPTEAEWRDLLFAWKVVKHVRSNAIVVAKGGMTLGIGVGQTNRYAAAKHALKTAKEGAKGAVLASDAFFPFDDVVRLAAEFGIAAIIQPGGSVRDKDSIQAADEAGMAMVFTGVRHFRH
- the dtd gene encoding D-aminoacyl-tRNA deacylase, with amino-acid sequence MRAVVQRVTEAFVEVEGEVVGRIGLGLLVLLGVGQRDTPEDAQYLARKIVHLRVFADADGKMNLSLKDVGGEVLLVSQFTLYADTRKGNRPSFLQAAPPEVGRRLYEEAIEAFLAQGVHVETGVYGAHMRIHLVNDGPVTLLLDSEDRLKPR
- a CDS encoding fatty acid desaturase → MHKVEPKDWIPLIKPYAKPNTLRSLRQVADTLLPLLALFFLAHKALSVSLLLTLALDFVAALFLVRLFILQHDAGHGSFFPKKWMNDLLGFFAGVLTLVPYHHWQLSHARHHATSGNLDKRGVGDIYTMTLEEYLRATPRERLGYRLYRNPFVMFFLGPIYVFMLSYRLPLGYGSDRPSVRNSVALTNLALVLLLVGIGVFLGPKTLLFVYLPIQYLAGMVGIFLFYVQHQFEDAYWEHDPRWEHLKAAMEGSTYLKLPKVLQWLTGNIGFHHIHHLAPKIPNYLLPKVQEEVDLVKVAPTVTLKDAFQIAFADLHLHDEESRKLVGFKEAQRRLKAARGKLSL
- a CDS encoding DegV family protein, with the protein product MAFVADSTLGLTPEEAKARGIHLVPQQVVWKERAFRDLLEITPEEVVQLLERGEHLTTSQVAPEDLRRAYEALLKTHERVVSVHVSGKLSGTVATAQSVAQAFGGRVKVVDSWSLNGGLLLVLEEARRLLATGTPWERLEEALAPYRERVMGFVLPKTLTYLHRSGRISGITHLVGSLLRILPVLEVRGGEVVPGPRVRGFAEGLKKVAELFRHRFPKGALAYVAHVGNPEGARALAEAVRAEGVELQGTLFAGAAVSVHAGPGTVALFAGERR
- a CDS encoding DegV family protein, with amino-acid sequence MRVALVTDSTADLPKPLRERLGIRVVPLYVSLGGRVYRDWEEIAPEEIFRKVREGSAFPTTSQPSPEDFLKVYQEALQNADHMLSIHISSKLSGTVQSAELAAKDFPGRVTVFDSLAASLGIGMMVLRAHELLEEGQPLASVLDELKRIRQDHFVRFSVATLEFLRRGGRIGGAQALLGTLLGIKPILTLKEGRVEAAGRARGERKAREEIVKDFRTWGEGRGRIRAFFLYSAEEGAVRELKEMVLASGLPVEEALVSELGAVIASHTGPGTYGFYAYSL
- the serA gene encoding phosphoglycerate dehydrogenase, with product MWRVLVSDDMRLGDVKYPGVLLDYRPGISREELLEIIPAYDALITRSRTRVDAELLERGKRLKVVGRGGVGVDNVDLEAASRLGILVVNVPEANTRSAAELAFGLLLAAARGIALSDRKIRQGEWDRKFLGLELKGKTLGIVGLGRIGSQVARFAKGFEMRVLAYDPYIPRTRAESLGVELQEHLEDLLRQSHFLTVHTPLTEETRGMIGRRELYLLPRGAVVVNAARGGIIDEKALLEVLEEGHLFAAGLDVFSEEPPPKDHPLLAHPKVVLTAHLGANTLEAQERVGEAILERVVRTLEGDLSYALNTGFDPEALEALRGFLPLGEALGKLLAQITKGRPEALEVSFLGQFEKDPEPMANAVAKGFLSRVLGGEAVNLVSARPLLKDRGIRLVTRRSEEAGEYARLVEVRLTTDQEERRARGVVMGGKPRLVGIDDYALEVVPEGYMLVCVNYDRPGVVGQVGTLLGEAGVNIAGMQLGRDVPGGRALFVLTVDQKPSAEVLEALRALPVLERVDLAEMG